From Pseudomonadota bacterium, one genomic window encodes:
- a CDS encoding serine/threonine-protein kinase, translating to MTTEGDSSDGAKPTSVDSPVSNGADLQRVLALCDEALLKPEEERADFVADACGDDESLRLSVNSLLMSVGASSAFMEVRTEENYASLIGQQIGDYRILERLGEGGMGSVYLAEREGGEFEQRVAIKIVRRYMMSQELVQRFDSERQLLAGLHHPYVAQLIDGGTTDDGVPYLVMEYIDGQRIDEYCDDNTFTLDQRIELLKKVAVAVQAAHKNLIVHRDLKPANVLVTHDGIPKLLDFGIAKLIDPAGKPAAGHTTMFGHMPMTPDYSSPEQILEGTVTTASDIYSLGVLAYELLTGTRPYTLNANSHPRLMKSVETLSIEKPSGRLERRSRDEQTIWASRRSTSPQQLVKDLAGDLDRILLKALHKDPQQRYESVDAFVRDLDRYSNGLPVEARDDTLGYRVSKFVGRNKLKVGAATVTMLAVVAGLGFSLWQAGIARDQSIKAQAQLQRAEAVSQFLGDVLLSPSVNWDGALQAGPNARIADVLTLADKKLDSELEDYPEVRVELYHKISEALGAVDQMQASLDVQNKAFALAEDTLPRTSPLRVDAYYRLATSLSDVGQLDEAIGVFEQGLALADEQSDTPTLIKLYLMNDLALTYAEGHQYEKARVIMQDTIDAASDVLGPGLHPPHTLGYANLGSIHMALGQLDVAERHYKTGLEAHALYPDQTQSIGAILHERYARLAIFKRDYSDARARYETALELNNAAFGIPNTTSAETKMRLAHVLVFLGELDQARGYIDEVEQDYGARLDYDSAWIYHLALGHLRLARGETKPALAAARKAMALGYEIEMSRFDRTDTMWLLVRTLRANGESAEAERVYGELITTESTWMPEDTAYKRSLRRQSMD from the coding sequence ATGACCACGGAAGGCGATAGTTCAGACGGCGCGAAGCCCACCTCAGTCGACTCACCGGTCAGCAACGGCGCTGACCTACAGCGCGTGCTCGCGTTGTGTGACGAGGCGTTGCTTAAACCCGAGGAAGAGCGCGCCGACTTTGTGGCGGACGCGTGTGGTGACGACGAGTCGCTGCGCCTCTCGGTCAATTCCCTGCTGATGTCGGTGGGCGCGTCCAGCGCTTTTATGGAAGTGCGCACAGAAGAGAACTACGCGTCGCTCATCGGGCAGCAGATCGGTGACTATCGCATCCTTGAGCGCTTGGGCGAGGGCGGGATGGGTAGCGTGTACCTGGCGGAACGCGAAGGCGGTGAGTTTGAGCAGCGAGTCGCGATAAAAATCGTGCGCCGCTATATGATGAGCCAGGAGCTCGTTCAGCGTTTCGACTCCGAGCGCCAGCTCCTCGCTGGGCTTCACCATCCGTATGTTGCGCAACTCATTGATGGTGGCACGACCGACGACGGTGTGCCGTATCTGGTGATGGAGTACATCGACGGTCAACGCATCGACGAGTATTGTGACGACAATACCTTTACGCTCGATCAACGCATTGAGCTGCTCAAAAAAGTCGCAGTGGCGGTTCAGGCTGCGCACAAAAACCTTATTGTTCATCGCGACCTGAAGCCGGCTAACGTGCTCGTTACTCACGATGGCATTCCAAAGCTCCTCGACTTTGGTATTGCCAAGCTCATTGACCCAGCTGGAAAGCCGGCCGCTGGCCACACTACGATGTTTGGCCACATGCCGATGACACCAGATTATTCCAGTCCCGAACAGATTCTTGAGGGTACGGTGACCACAGCCAGCGATATTTATTCGTTAGGTGTGTTGGCGTATGAGTTACTCACCGGTACCCGACCCTACACGCTCAACGCCAACAGTCATCCGCGGCTCATGAAATCGGTGGAAACGCTGTCGATTGAAAAGCCCAGTGGTCGCCTCGAGCGCCGGTCTCGCGATGAACAAACGATTTGGGCGTCTCGTCGATCCACGTCGCCACAGCAGTTGGTGAAAGATCTCGCGGGCGATCTCGATCGCATTTTGCTTAAAGCGCTCCACAAAGACCCGCAACAACGCTACGAGTCGGTCGACGCGTTTGTTCGTGATCTCGATCGCTATTCAAACGGTTTACCTGTCGAGGCACGTGACGATACGCTGGGCTATCGGGTGTCCAAGTTTGTTGGGCGCAACAAACTCAAAGTCGGCGCCGCCACGGTAACCATGCTGGCGGTAGTGGCCGGGCTTGGCTTTTCACTTTGGCAGGCGGGCATAGCGCGGGACCAGTCGATTAAAGCCCAAGCGCAGCTTCAGCGCGCTGAAGCGGTCAGTCAGTTCTTAGGGGATGTGCTGCTTTCACCCAGCGTTAACTGGGACGGTGCCCTGCAAGCTGGTCCGAACGCCCGCATTGCGGACGTGCTGACACTGGCAGACAAAAAGCTCGACAGCGAGCTGGAAGACTATCCCGAAGTACGCGTCGAGCTGTATCACAAAATCAGCGAGGCGTTGGGCGCGGTGGATCAGATGCAGGCATCGCTTGATGTACAAAACAAAGCGTTTGCGCTCGCCGAAGACACATTACCTCGTACCTCGCCGCTGCGGGTCGACGCCTACTATCGGCTGGCCACGTCGTTGTCTGACGTTGGCCAACTGGATGAGGCAATCGGCGTATTTGAACAAGGTCTTGCGCTGGCCGATGAGCAGAGCGACACGCCCACGCTGATCAAGCTGTACCTTATGAACGACTTGGCGCTGACGTATGCCGAGGGTCATCAATACGAAAAGGCGCGCGTCATCATGCAGGACACGATTGATGCCGCGTCCGACGTTTTGGGGCCTGGCTTGCACCCGCCGCACACGCTTGGCTATGCCAATCTCGGTAGCATTCATATGGCGTTAGGACAATTGGATGTCGCCGAACGACACTACAAGACGGGGCTAGAGGCGCATGCGCTGTATCCAGATCAAACGCAGTCAATCGGCGCGATACTACACGAGCGGTATGCGCGCTTAGCGATTTTCAAACGCGATTACTCAGATGCCAGAGCGCGCTATGAAACCGCACTTGAGCTCAATAACGCAGCGTTTGGTATACCGAACACAACCTCTGCCGAAACCAAGATGCGCCTGGCGCACGTGTTGGTGTTTTTAGGTGAGCTTGATCAAGCGCGAGGTTATATCGATGAGGTAGAGCAAGACTATGGTGCTCGGTTGGACTACGATTCTGCGTGGATTTATCACTTGGCGTTAGGGCATTTGCGCCTGGCGCGTGGCGAAACAAAGCCAGCACTTGCTGCCGCGCGAAAGGCGATGGCGCTTGGGTACGAAATTGAAATGAGTCGGTTTGATCGCACCGACACCATGTGGTTGCTGGTCAGAACGTTACGGGCGAACGGCGAGTCCGCCGAAGCCGAGCGTGTGTATGGCGAACTCATCACCACCGAAAGCACGTGGATGCCGGAGGACACGGCCTACAAACGGTCGCTACGACGTCAGTCGATGGACTGA
- a CDS encoding dimethylarginine dimethylaminohydrolase: MMTPYQFDSAIVRTPSRSVVQGLRDGNGPNPDYLQVIDEHQHYVAALRAAGLAVIELPALEAFPDALFVEDPALVFTQGAILLNPGAPSRQGEAETLRDTLTDHFATVLDLEDGVADGGDILTTPQGVMIGLSGRTNRRGAEALQRGLATLGLDSKIVQTPAGVLHFKSDCALLDETRILSTSRLAASGVFSGFDVIEVPQGEDAAANCVRINDALFVSRDYPRTSERLAGLGYALVELATTQIARIDAGLSCMSLRWRRQSID, encoded by the coding sequence ATGATGACGCCCTATCAGTTCGACAGCGCCATCGTGCGCACCCCCTCCCGCTCGGTCGTGCAAGGATTGCGTGACGGGAACGGTCCGAATCCGGACTACCTTCAGGTGATTGACGAACACCAGCACTACGTGGCGGCCCTCCGTGCTGCCGGCCTCGCGGTGATTGAGCTCCCGGCGCTTGAAGCCTTTCCCGACGCGCTGTTCGTTGAAGACCCCGCTCTCGTGTTTACGCAAGGTGCCATTTTGCTCAATCCGGGCGCGCCCTCAAGACAGGGCGAAGCCGAGACGCTACGCGACACGCTCACCGACCATTTCGCCACCGTGCTCGACTTAGAAGACGGTGTCGCCGACGGTGGCGATATACTCACAACGCCTCAAGGCGTCATGATCGGCCTGTCGGGCCGCACGAACCGGCGCGGTGCCGAAGCGCTACAGCGCGGCCTCGCGACACTGGGATTAGACAGCAAAATCGTGCAGACGCCAGCCGGTGTGCTCCATTTTAAATCGGACTGCGCGCTACTGGATGAAACGCGTATTCTCAGCACGTCGCGACTCGCCGCATCGGGTGTGTTCAGTGGCTTTGACGTGATTGAAGTGCCGCAAGGAGAAGACGCGGCGGCAAACTGCGTACGAATCAATGACGCGCTCTTTGTCAGCCGAGATTACCCGCGAACCAGCGAACGGCTCGCCGGACTCGGTTACGCTCTGGTTGAGCTTGCGACAACACAAATTGCCCGCATCGATGCCGGCCTCTCGTGCATGTCGCTCCGATGGCGCCGTCAGTCCATCGACTGA
- a CDS encoding carbon-nitrogen hydrolase family protein, whose product MRNMDTVTVGLAQIAPVWLDRARTLNKVIDWVQRAADADCELVTFGETLVPGYPFWLACTDGARFESALQKDIHAHYLDQAVCIEHGHLDELAEVAADRNIDVMVGCYERPADRGGHTGYASLVRVDRFGNVANSHRKLMPTYEERLAWGTGDGDGLRVFPLGPFTVGGLNCWENWMPLARSALYAQGEDLHVALWPGAKRNTIDNTRFVAKESRSWVLSVSGLMRHADIPEDMPGRDLIIDSTPALMSDGGSCIAGPDGEWLIEPQVGEEDLLVATLDHTAVRRERQNFDPFGHYSRPDVLTLSINRARQTGLDINDDS is encoded by the coding sequence ATGAGAAACATGGATACAGTGACGGTAGGCCTTGCTCAGATCGCGCCGGTATGGCTCGATCGAGCGCGCACACTCAACAAGGTGATCGACTGGGTGCAGCGTGCGGCCGACGCCGATTGTGAGCTGGTTACCTTCGGCGAAACGCTGGTACCGGGCTATCCCTTTTGGTTAGCCTGCACCGACGGCGCACGGTTTGAGTCGGCGCTGCAAAAAGACATTCACGCGCACTATCTCGATCAAGCGGTGTGTATTGAACACGGTCATCTTGACGAGCTGGCGGAAGTCGCGGCGGATCGCAACATTGACGTGATGGTGGGCTGCTACGAACGGCCCGCTGATCGCGGTGGGCACACCGGCTATGCCTCCCTCGTGCGGGTCGATCGGTTTGGCAACGTCGCGAATAGCCATCGTAAACTCATGCCGACCTATGAAGAACGGCTGGCTTGGGGCACGGGTGATGGTGATGGCCTACGCGTGTTTCCGCTGGGACCGTTCACGGTCGGCGGGCTGAACTGTTGGGAAAACTGGATGCCGCTGGCTCGCTCTGCCCTGTATGCGCAGGGCGAAGACCTGCATGTTGCGCTGTGGCCGGGGGCCAAACGCAATACCATCGACAACACGCGGTTTGTGGCCAAAGAGTCGCGCTCGTGGGTGTTGTCTGTTTCTGGGCTCATGCGTCACGCCGATATTCCCGAGGATATGCCGGGGCGCGATCTCATCATCGATAGCACGCCGGCTCTGATGTCCGATGGCGGTTCCTGTATCGCCGGTCCTGACGGCGAGTGGTTGATCGAACCCCAGGTGGGGGAAGAAGACCTGCTGGTCGCAACGCTCGATCACACCGCCGTGCGGCGAGAGCGTCAAAATTTTGATCCTTTTGGGCACTACTCTCGACCAGATGTGCTGACGCTGTCGATCAACCGTGCGCGACAAACTGGTCTTGATATAAACGACGATTCCTGA